A section of the Corallococcus silvisoli genome encodes:
- a CDS encoding phospholipase D-like domain-containing protein: MALVKSSGIRGRQHGLAEQVFSRAAGAPLMPGNAVNLLRDARENYPAWLRAIHEAQRSILFENYIIEDDDVGRAFADALMARARDGVQVRVLYDWLGCQGTASRHFWRTLRDAGVEVRCFNPFQFDRPLAWLGRNHRKTLTVDGEVGFVSGLCVSHKWVGDAARGVAPWRDTGLEIRGPAVADLVRAFAQGWSTVGAPLDEEACLSARASLPMGEVALRVVAGVPWSAGLFRVDQLIASLARQRLWLTDAYFVGTAAYVQALRAASRDGVDVRLLVPGSSDIPALRPLTQAGYRPLLEAGIRVYEWNGTMLHAKTAVADGTWARVGSSNLNPASWLGNSEIDVAVEDGPFAQRMEAMYLEDLEHATEVVLDGRARRLKAAPLLPRARRGTPGRRGSMSRAAAGAVRLGNTVGAAVTNHRELGRTESKVVFGAGVVPLALAGVALYWPHAVAVPVALLGVWAGIALWSRALRLRRQEAEGSQQPPRPEQEVPPLPTSAAPPADAAPEAEPRQP; this comes from the coding sequence GTGGCCCTCGTGAAATCCTCGGGCATCCGCGGCAGGCAGCATGGGCTGGCGGAGCAGGTCTTCTCCCGGGCCGCTGGCGCGCCGCTCATGCCGGGCAACGCCGTGAACCTGCTGCGCGACGCGCGCGAGAACTACCCCGCGTGGTTGCGCGCCATCCACGAGGCCCAGCGCTCCATCCTCTTCGAGAACTACATCATCGAGGACGACGACGTGGGCCGCGCCTTCGCGGACGCGCTGATGGCCCGCGCCCGGGACGGCGTGCAGGTCCGCGTGCTCTACGACTGGCTGGGCTGTCAGGGCACCGCGTCCCGGCACTTCTGGCGCACGCTGCGCGACGCGGGCGTGGAGGTGCGCTGCTTCAATCCCTTCCAGTTCGACCGGCCCCTGGCGTGGCTGGGCCGCAACCACCGCAAGACGCTCACCGTGGACGGGGAGGTGGGGTTCGTGTCCGGCCTGTGCGTGAGCCACAAGTGGGTGGGCGACGCGGCCAGGGGCGTGGCCCCGTGGCGGGACACCGGCCTGGAGATCCGCGGCCCCGCGGTGGCGGACCTCGTGCGTGCCTTCGCCCAGGGCTGGAGCACGGTGGGCGCTCCGCTCGACGAGGAGGCCTGCCTCTCCGCCCGCGCCTCGCTGCCCATGGGCGAGGTGGCCCTGCGCGTGGTGGCCGGCGTCCCCTGGAGCGCGGGCCTGTTCCGCGTGGACCAGCTCATCGCCTCGCTCGCGCGCCAGCGGCTGTGGCTCACCGACGCGTACTTCGTGGGCACCGCCGCCTATGTCCAGGCGCTCCGGGCCGCGTCACGCGATGGCGTGGATGTGCGGCTGCTCGTGCCCGGCAGCAGTGACATCCCCGCGCTGCGCCCCCTCACGCAGGCCGGCTACCGACCCCTGTTGGAGGCCGGCATCCGTGTCTATGAATGGAATGGCACCATGCTCCACGCCAAGACGGCGGTGGCGGATGGCACCTGGGCACGCGTGGGCTCGTCCAACCTCAACCCCGCGAGCTGGCTGGGCAACTCCGAGATCGACGTCGCGGTGGAGGATGGCCCCTTCGCCCAGCGGATGGAGGCCATGTACCTGGAGGACCTGGAGCACGCGACCGAGGTGGTGCTCGACGGAAGGGCGCGGCGCCTCAAGGCCGCGCCCCTGCTGCCTCGCGCGCGGCGGGGTACTCCTGGCCGGCGGGGCAGCATGAGCCGCGCGGCCGCGGGCGCCGTGCGCCTGGGCAACACCGTGGGCGCCGCCGTCACCAACCACCGCGAGCTGGGCCGCACGGAGTCCAAGGTCGTCTTCGGCGCGGGGGTCGTGCCTCTGGCGCTCGCGGGCGTGGCGCTGTACTGGCCCCACGCCGTGGCCGTGCCGGTGGCGCTCCTGGGGGTCTGGGCCGGTATCGCCCTATGGAGCCGCGCGCTGCGCCTGCGCCGCCAGGAGGCAGAGGGCTCCCAACAACCGCCACGGCCCGAGCAGGAGGTGCCGCCCCTGCCCACCTCCGCCGCGCCGCCGGCCGACGCGGCTCCGGAAGCGGAGCCGCGCCAGCCCTGA
- a CDS encoding endonuclease/exonuclease/phosphatase family protein produces MAGMLAAVVLLSACPDGRGPAQGGPRLPEGALPSTTVGLDYEAVFTASGGLPPLRYTLTPPPGFSFYLGEGRLTGQSTEAGDFALTVSVTDANGEEDTRTYPLKVWPFLEVVRATLPPAIAGASYEQVLAAAGGGPPLRWSLTEGSLPTGVSLSDDGVLTGLPQEQGIHPLTLRVQDANGATSEARMELVVLGPDSQSDGGPAPSTFPLSVANWNIEWFGDTQYGPSDETLQLTNAQAVIADAGVDFWGLAEIVDTAHFNALKARLPGYDGFLANDASRVSSGSSQYSSSDQKVGVLFKSDVVQVLRADVVLTNYRYEFGTRPPLRVDLRVKRGDTTVDVTAFVIHMKSATSPTDYARRAVAARQLKAYLDLNLPTQRALVVGDWNDDVDMSIVTGTDPSTGKPYETPYRNFVDDPDNYMFTTQALSQAGVGSTASRNTFLDHQLVTNELWADYVTNSTTVLRPNISQYRYTTSDHYPIISRFNLGQHFGSGIGGTTAQTDDIPGAPPPAPDSRGVEAAP; encoded by the coding sequence GGCCCCGCGCAAGGCGGCCCCCGGCTCCCCGAGGGCGCGCTTCCCTCCACCACGGTGGGGCTCGACTACGAGGCTGTGTTCACGGCGTCGGGCGGCCTGCCTCCGCTTCGCTACACGCTGACGCCTCCTCCTGGCTTCTCCTTCTACTTGGGGGAAGGGAGGCTGACAGGTCAAAGCACCGAGGCTGGCGACTTCGCGCTCACCGTCAGCGTGACGGACGCGAATGGCGAAGAGGACACCCGCACCTATCCGCTGAAGGTCTGGCCCTTTCTCGAGGTCGTCAGGGCCACGCTCCCCCCTGCCATCGCAGGCGCCAGCTACGAGCAAGTCCTCGCCGCCGCGGGCGGGGGTCCTCCGCTGCGATGGTCCCTGACGGAGGGCTCGCTGCCGACCGGCGTCTCGCTCTCAGACGATGGAGTGCTGACCGGCCTCCCGCAGGAGCAGGGCATCCATCCCCTCACCCTGCGAGTGCAGGACGCCAACGGCGCGACGTCCGAAGCGCGAATGGAGCTGGTGGTCCTCGGCCCGGACTCGCAATCCGATGGAGGGCCTGCGCCCTCGACCTTCCCGCTGTCGGTGGCCAACTGGAACATCGAGTGGTTTGGGGACACGCAGTATGGACCCAGTGACGAAACGCTTCAGCTGACCAATGCCCAGGCGGTCATCGCCGACGCGGGCGTGGACTTCTGGGGCCTGGCTGAAATCGTCGACACGGCGCACTTCAACGCGTTGAAGGCACGGCTGCCCGGCTACGACGGCTTCCTCGCGAACGACGCTTCTCGCGTGTCGTCCGGTTCGAGCCAATACTCCTCCTCCGACCAGAAGGTGGGGGTGCTCTTCAAGTCGGACGTGGTGCAGGTGCTGCGAGCGGATGTCGTCCTCACGAATTACCGCTACGAATTCGGCACGCGCCCGCCCCTGCGGGTGGACCTGCGCGTCAAGCGGGGCGACACCACCGTGGATGTGACGGCGTTCGTCATCCACATGAAGTCCGCCACCAGCCCGACGGATTACGCTCGCAGGGCAGTCGCCGCCAGGCAGCTCAAGGCCTATCTGGACCTCAACCTGCCCACGCAGCGGGCCCTGGTGGTGGGCGACTGGAATGATGACGTGGACATGTCCATCGTCACCGGCACCGACCCCAGCACCGGTAAGCCGTACGAAACGCCCTACCGCAACTTCGTCGACGACCCGGACAACTACATGTTCACCACCCAGGCCCTGTCTCAGGCTGGCGTGGGGAGCACGGCGAGCCGCAACACGTTCCTCGACCACCAGCTCGTCACCAATGAACTGTGGGCTGATTACGTGACCAACTCGACCACGGTGCTGCGCCCGAACATCTCCCAGTACCGTTACACCACGTCCGACCACTATCCCATCATCAGCCGTTTCAACCTGGGCCAGCATTTCGGGAGTGGGATTGGAGGCACGACAGCTCAGACGGATGACATTCCGGGAGCCCCCCCTCCTGCCCCTGATTCGCGGGGCGTCGAAGCCGCGCCATGA